The proteins below come from a single Psychrobacter sp. PL19 genomic window:
- a CDS encoding DUF1971 domain-containing protein, giving the protein MSPLIIPSHWKIKRSTHFFTKDKVPKALLTHHNTAEGVFGQICVMQGTVTFYGFANEAATDPEKTIVIQAGQFAVSPPEYWHRVELSDDAQFNINFWTEGDTGNKSMFNSSSIHTKPIETLFDKPNE; this is encoded by the coding sequence ATGAGCCCTTTGATCATCCCGAGCCATTGGAAAATAAAACGTTCGACTCACTTTTTTACCAAAGATAAAGTTCCCAAAGCCTTACTCACCCATCACAACACTGCCGAAGGCGTATTCGGTCAAATTTGCGTCATGCAAGGTACTGTTACCTTCTATGGATTCGCTAATGAGGCCGCCACTGATCCTGAGAAAACCATAGTCATTCAAGCAGGACAGTTTGCCGTCAGCCCGCCTGAATATTGGCATCGTGTCGAATTAAGTGACGATGCTCAATTTAACATTAACTTCTGGACTGAAGGTGATACTGGCAATAAATCGATGTTCAATAGCTCTAGTATTCATACTAAACCGATTGAAACATTATTCGATAAACCAAATGAGTAA
- a CDS encoding sugar transporter — protein sequence MKHNLEAGTDSLRTQYFRVILMGISAFVVNTTEFVPVALLSDIAQDFSITTAETGWMLTLYAWIVAAMSLPLMLLTGKLERKRLLLAVFVVFIASHVLSVFAWSFQVLLISRVGIALSHAIFWSITAAIILRVAPEGKKALALSVLATGTSLAMVLGVPIGRLVGQWFGWRTTFGGIGVIAFVVFVLQAKLLPTLPSMFEGSARKVPELLKNPLLVCLYLFCFVVFTAHYAAYSYIEPYMRQVGSISENLTTFILLLFGGAGLIGSVIFSRWGDKSNTKLMLVSTILMLLSMVTLLLAVKSIWSLSVITLLWGTALMLLVICTQAKVIMIDDKAQDVVMSMFSGVINLGIGTGALLGGYAVTHISLSSVGFIGAAVASMALLLIIFMIQRFPALR from the coding sequence ATGAAACACAACCTCGAGGCAGGCACAGACTCTCTGCGGACTCAGTATTTTAGAGTAATCTTAATGGGTATCAGTGCGTTCGTGGTGAATACGACAGAATTTGTCCCTGTGGCGTTGTTAAGTGATATTGCTCAAGATTTTTCTATTACCACGGCAGAGACTGGTTGGATGCTGACGCTTTACGCTTGGATCGTCGCTGCCATGTCATTACCGCTGATGCTGCTGACCGGTAAATTAGAGCGCAAGCGGCTGCTACTGGCAGTTTTCGTGGTATTTATTGCCAGCCATGTACTGTCAGTTTTTGCCTGGAGTTTTCAGGTATTATTGATCAGCCGAGTTGGTATTGCTTTATCACATGCAATATTTTGGTCAATTACGGCGGCGATAATATTGCGGGTGGCCCCCGAAGGTAAAAAGGCGCTAGCACTTAGTGTCCTAGCTACGGGTACCTCATTGGCGATGGTGCTGGGGGTTCCTATAGGCCGATTGGTTGGTCAATGGTTTGGCTGGCGAACCACGTTTGGTGGTATTGGGGTGATTGCCTTTGTGGTGTTTGTTCTACAAGCCAAGCTGTTGCCAACCTTACCCAGTATGTTTGAAGGATCTGCCAGAAAAGTGCCAGAACTACTCAAAAACCCATTGTTGGTCTGTCTGTATTTGTTCTGCTTTGTGGTCTTTACTGCCCACTACGCTGCTTACTCTTATATCGAACCATATATGCGTCAGGTCGGCTCAATCAGTGAAAACTTGACCACTTTTATATTACTGCTATTCGGCGGTGCTGGACTGATTGGCAGTGTGATATTCAGCCGTTGGGGTGATAAATCCAATACCAAGTTGATGCTGGTATCCACGATACTAATGTTGCTGTCTATGGTCACCCTATTGTTAGCGGTCAAATCAATATGGTCGCTGAGTGTGATTACCTTACTCTGGGGCACTGCGCTCATGCTGCTGGTAATCTGCACCCAAGCTAAAGTCATTATGATCGATGATAAGGCTCAAGACGTGGTGATGTCGATGTTCTCTGGCGTTATTAACTTAGGTATTGGCACCGGTGCCCTGCTTGGAGGCTATGCTGTCACTCATATCTCGCTGTCGAGCGTAGGGTTCATCGGTGCTGCTGTCGCTAGTATGGCACTGCTACTTATAATATTTATGATCCAACGCTTTCCTGCATTACGCTAA